From a region of the Brassica napus cultivar Da-Ae unplaced genomic scaffold, Da-Ae ScsIHWf_2078;HRSCAF=2729, whole genome shotgun sequence genome:
- the LOC125599970 gene encoding probable WRKY transcription factor 40, whose translation MDQYPSSLVDTSLDLTIGVTRMRVEEDSTTTALVDELNRMNAENKKLSEMLTLMCDKYNVLREQLMEYVNKTERDQVSPPKKRKSPARDDANSSAVVGGVSESSSTDQDDQYLCKKQREETVVKEKVSRVYYKTEASDTTLVVKDGYQWRKYGQKVTRDNPSPRAYFKCACAPSCSVKKKVQRSVEDQSVLVATYEGEHNHPMPSQIDSNSGLNRSPGAANRSRSLAEPVTTIDLTETKKVTSPSRVDFPEVQKLLVEQMASSLTKDPNFTAALAAAVTGKLYQQNQTDK comes from the exons ATGGACCAGTACCCATCATCTTTGGTCGATACTTCTTTAGATCTCACTATTGGAGTTACGCGAATGCGAGTTGAAGAAGATTCCACG ACAACTGCTTTAGTGGATGAATTAAACCGAATGAATGCTGAGAACAAGAAGCTCTCAGAGATGCTAACTTTGATGTGTGACAAGTACAACGTATTGAGGGAACAGCTTATGGAATATGTTAACAAGACCGAGAGAGACCAAGTCAGTCCTCCCAAGAAACGCAAATCTCCAGCGAGAGATGACGCAAATAGTTCGGCGGTGGTCGGTGGAGTATCGGAGAGTAGCTCTACGGATCAGGATGATCAGTATCTGTGTAAGAAGCAAAGAGAAGAGACTGTTGTGAAGGAGAAAGTCTCAAGGGTTTATTACAAGACCGAAGCTTCTGACACTACCCTT GTTGTGAAAGATGGGTATCAATGGAGGAAGTATGGACAGAAAGTGACTAGAGATAATCCATCTCCAAGAGCTTACTTCAAATGTGCTTGTGCTCCAAGCTGTTCTGTCAAAAAGAAG GTTCAAAGAAGTGTGGAGGATCAATCAGTGTTGGTAGCAACTTATGAGGGTGAACATAACCATCCAATGCCATCACAAATCGATTCAAACAGTggcctaaaccgttctcctggTGCTGCCAACAGAAGTAGGAGCTTGGCTGAGCCTGTGACTACCATTGATCTGACTGAAACTAAGAAAGTGACAAGCCCATCAAGAGTAGATTTTCCAGAAGTTCAGAAACTTTTGGTGGAGCAAATGGCGTCTTCCTTGACAAAAGATCCAAACTTCACAGCAGCATTAGCAGCAGCTGTTACCGGGAAATTGTACCAACAGAATCAAACCGACAAGTAG
- the LOC125599971 gene encoding phosphatidyl-N-methylethanolamine N-methyltransferase-like produces the protein MGIVAAIGVLLPFPFYWWLWTNPQSWVNLCGQGKDPSTVMARVSHVLKAAQLLSLFSVASLSWPPPLYFWPLMAFGQFLNFRVYQLLGEAGTYYGVRFGKNIPWVTEFPFGVIRDPQYVGSVMSLLACLSWVPFQYIFLWCLGYVFMMLVESKEDSSARAKPIS, from the exons ATGGGGATAGTAGCTGCGATCGGAGTGCTATTGCCATTCCCTTTCTACTGGTGGCTATGGACGAATCCTCAGTCATGGGTCAATCTCTGCGGCCAAGGAAAAGACCCTTCCACGGTTATGGCACGTGTCTCTCACGTGCTCAAGGCTGCCcaactcctctctctcttctccgtcGCCTCACTCTCATGGCCTCCTCCTCTCTACTTCTGGCCCCTCATGGCCTTTGGCCAGTTTCTCAACTTCAG GGTATATCAACTGTTAGGTGAAGCTGGAACATATTACGGTGTACGATTCGGGAAGAACATACCTTGGGTTACAGAGTTCCCGTTTGGGGTCATCAGAGATCCACAGTATGTTGGGAGTGTCATGTCTCTGTTGGCTTGCCTCTCTTGGGTTCCATTCCAGTACATTTTCCTCTGGTGTCTCGGTTATGTTTTCATGATGCTAGTCGAGTCAAAGGAGGATTCAAGTGCTCGTGCCAAACCCATCTCCTGA
- the LOC125599972 gene encoding putative receptor-like protein kinase At1g80870 produces MPSRQNPIQPKPFNNNRTGALFLILTVSSSLLIFLAIIYFIYHLWTSLLNRSRTIPFFDVASSPPSKLQLFSYKELKLATNDFDESNVIGKGGSGTVFRGITRDGKLFAVKRLDSLSLQSETEFQNELQILGGLKSSFLVTLLGYCVEKDHHRFLVYEYMPNKSLQELLFNEEGSCLSWERRFGIILDVAKALDFMHFGCDPPVIHGDIKPSNVLLDSEFRAKISDFGLSRVKVEEGGGYGGVDLFSQELSESTPQTGVGTPTHHHEVDFSLALQASSSSKNSRTSRNIKGMHLNSMSLAMEEGEAKGKEVEEENEFEQSKEMSVSPNSVLDLGKQWGRNWWWKQEGSGELCSKDYVREWIGSQIHTENPDWDDDGKKITVSSSTPELGVSTRTVDKVESGLNEARFDTLEEKFAKEETSEKKKSRKKKKKKHRNMEEWWKEEEHQDKKKIRVLRIKFKNRLKVPHFRYCFHGKGENCVEDREGEAAGEFSFRRGWRRKSSSSSKKKNKSIGSEMWSGDLFSRELSSTTSMRGTLCYIAPEYGGGCCYLMEKGDIYSFGVLILVIISGRRPLHVLASPMKLEKANLVSWCRQLAQSGNVLELVDERLKDVYSKEEAGLCINLALACLQKAPELRPDISEVVRILRGEMEISATAFEFSPSPPAKNYGSRSKRRS; encoded by the coding sequence atgcctTCAAGACAAAACCCAATCCAACCAAAGCCATTCAACAACAACAGAACAGGAGCTCTCTTCTTAATCCTCACAGTCTCATCATCTCTCCTCATCTTCCTCGCAATCATCTACTTCATCTACCACCTCTGGACATCCCTCCTCAACCGCTCAAGAACCATCCCTTTCTTCGACGTCGCCTCCTCTCCTCCATCAAAGCTCCAGCTTTTCTCCTACAAAGAGCTCAAGCTCGCGACCAACGACTTCGACGAGTCCAACGTGATCGGCAAAGGCGGCTCGGGGACCGTCTTCAGAGGCATTACGAGAGACGGGAAGCTCTTCGCGGTCAAGAGACTCGACAGCCTCTCTCTCCAGTCCGAGACCGAGTTCCAGAACGAGCTGCAGATCCTCGGGGGGCTAAAATCGTCTTTTCTCGTGACGCTTTTGGGGTACTGCGTTGAGAAGGATCACCACAGGTTCTTGGTCTACGAGTATATGCCCAACAAGAGTCTCCAAGAGCTTCTTTTCAACGAAGAAGGCTCGTGCTTGAGCTGGGAGAGGAGGTTTGGTATCATTCTTGATGTGGCCAAAGCTCTCGACTTTATGCATTTTGGGTGTGACCCGCCAGTGATTCACGGAGATATCAAGCCGAGTAATGTTCTTCTTGATTCTGAGTTTAGGGCGAAGATCTCTGACTTTGGTTTGTCTAGAGTGAAAGTGGAGGAAGGAGGAGGTTATGGTGGGGTTGATCTGTTCAGTCAAGAGCTTTCTGAGAGCACTCCTCAGACGGGCGTTGGCACTCCAACGCATCATCATGAGGTCGATTTCTCTCTTGCGTTacaagcttcttcgtcttctaaGAATAGTAGGACGAGCCGTAACATCAAGGGAATGCATTTGAACTCGATGAGTTTGGCTATGGAAGAAGGTGAGGCGAAAGGGAAAGAGGTTGAGGAGGAGAATGAGTTTGAGCAGAGTAAGGAGATGAGTGTGAGTCCTAACTCGGTTCTTGATTTGGGGAAACAGTGGGGGAGAAATTGGTGGTGGAAGCAAGAAGGGAGTGGGGAGTTGTGTAGTAAAGATTACGTTAGGGAGTGGATAGGGAGTCAGATTCACACTGAGAATCCGGATTGGGATGATGATGGGAAGAAGATCACCGTTAGCAGTAGCACTCCTGAGCTGGGAGTTTCAACTAGGACAGTAGATAAAGTAGAGTCTGGTTTGAATGAAGCTAGGTTTGACACTCTAGAAGAGAAGTTTGCAAAGGAAGAGACCAGCGAGAAGAAGAAAtctagaaagaagaagaagaagaagcatagGAACATGGAGGAATGGTGGAAAGAGGAAGAACATCAAGACAAAAAGAAGATTAGAGTATTGAGAATCAAGTTCAAGAACCGTTTAAAAGTCCCACATTTTCGTTACTGTTTCCATGGTAAAGGCGAAAACTGCGTTGAAGACAGAGAAGGAGAAGCAGCAGGAGAGTTCAGCTTCAGAAGAGGATGGAGAAGGaaaagcagcagcagcagcaagaagaagaacaaatcaATAGGGAGTGAGATGTGGAGTGGGGACTTGTTCAGCCGCGAGTTAAGCAGCACTACTAGCATGAGAGGGACACTGTGCTACATAGCACCAGAGTacggaggaggctgctgttacTTGATGGAGAAAGGCGATATCTACAGCTTTGGAGTACTGATCCTAGTGATCATCTCAGGTAGGAGGCCTTTGCACGTCCTTGCGTCGCCGATGAAGCTTGAGAAAGCCAATTTGGTGAGCTGGTGTAGGCAGCTGGCTCAGTCAGGGAACGTTCTTGAGCTGGTGGACGAGAGGTTGAAGGATGTGTATAGCAAGGAAGAAGCGGGACTGTGCATTAACTTGGCTTTGGCTTGTCTACAGAAAGCGCCTGAGCTAAGGCCTGATATTAGTGAAGTTGTGAGGATACTGAGAGGTGAAATGGAGATTTCAGCGACTGCTTTTGAGTTTTCTCCATCGCCTCCTGCAAAAAATTATGGCAGTAGATCAAAGCGGAGAAGTTAG